The Synechococcus sp. WH 8016 genomic sequence GTGGGATTCATACTATTAGAATTTGCGTAAAATGTAATAAAGAGAGAAAGCATTAACCCCCAGAAAAAAGAGAGTTCGGCATATAAATCATGCCGAAGTGTGGGATGCGTTGCATCAGCTCTAAGTACATCACGAAGAATGGCACCACCCGCTCCTGTTAGAGCGCTAAATATTGGTCCCCAGAGGAGCAATGGATTGCATTTCTCTTCTACAGCAACGATGACTCCGACGACTGTGAATGCTGCTAACCCAAGACCATCTAGAACTTGTATGGCTTGTTCTCCTAACTGGAATCTCTCCAACAAGCGTGGAACACCACGCAGGCTGGGCATCTTCATCACAATATGACTCAAGAATACAAGCGCGATCACAATCATGAGGTTATGGGTCGACTGAAGAACAGCTGGCTGGTCTCGATTAGCGAGCAGATCCCTCAGAATTCCTCCACCAAAAGCGGGAAGGCTGGCCAACACAAGAGCACCAAATAGGCTAAAACGATCACGTTGGGCCAAAAGCACACCAGAAAAAGCAAAAGCTCCTGTCCCAATCGTTTCCAAGGTGAAAAACCAAGGCTGACCAGCGGTCATTCCCAGCAATGAAGGGAAGAGGTAATCACGAACTATCTGGTTAAAACGTCCATCATCTTTGAGTTTTTGTATAGCTCGATCGAACGCGGAAACGAGTTCTGGTGATGAGCTAATCCGACTAAAGATAGCCACAATCGGGCCCGAAAAGATATAATCATTTCCCATAATCAACTCTCGATTCAAAGACTCTTCCCAGATCAAAGTTCCACCTACGAGACGATCAATTGGGACTAGGTCTACTTTTCCATCAACAAGGTTCTGAAGATTTTCCAAGTCTGTGGACACTGGAGTCCAGCGGTCGATTTGAGATGAGTCCTTAAGAAAGTGATCAATCTGCTCACCGTAGTAATACCCTGACACGACACCCAGACGAAGCTTGCTGTCGAGGAACGACTGCTTAAAAATTTCAGGATGCAGCATCGCTACCGCGCTCTGTTCAGACCTTCTGCTGATCAAAACAATATCTTCACTTCGATAGGGAGCTGAAAAATAGGCGTAACGCGCGCGTTCCGGAGTAATAAAGGCTCCTCCAGCTACATCACGAACTCCCAGCCGGATATCCTCTTGATGAACGCCCCAATCCACTTGAGGGAGTTGCAGAGTGAGTCCCAGTTCTTCTTCGAAAACCTCTTTGAACAACTGCACGTCCAGTCCAGTGAGCTGACGGCGATCATCATTGATCTTTTGTAAGTACTGATATGGCTTCCAGGGGTACCAACCACCCCTTATGACATCTTTTTCAAAGGCAGAGACAGAGACAGAAAGCGACAAGCTTATAAACAGAAGCGCCAACGTCACTGCTGCACGGAATGCCTTGGACTTCACGGATCAGGATTGACTGGCTTTCATGCTGCTCCAACTCACTGCAATTGAAAACCCAGCCATAAAACCCAGGCACAAAAAAGCCCCCTCCTTTTGGGAGGGGGCTTTCTAGTTCAGTTGATCTGAACTTTTAAGGGGTTCCA encodes the following:
- a CDS encoding TRIC cation channel family protein, which produces MKSKAFRAAVTLALLFISLSLSVSVSAFEKDVIRGGWYPWKPYQYLQKINDDRRQLTGLDVQLFKEVFEEELGLTLQLPQVDWGVHQEDIRLGVRDVAGGAFITPERARYAYFSAPYRSEDIVLISRRSEQSAVAMLHPEIFKQSFLDSKLRLGVVSGYYYGEQIDHFLKDSSQIDRWTPVSTDLENLQNLVDGKVDLVPIDRLVGGTLIWEESLNRELIMGNDYIFSGPIVAIFSRISSSPELVSAFDRAIQKLKDDGRFNQIVRDYLFPSLLGMTAGQPWFFTLETIGTGAFAFSGVLLAQRDRFSLFGALVLASLPAFGGGILRDLLANRDQPAVLQSTHNLMIVIALVFLSHIVMKMPSLRGVPRLLERFQLGEQAIQVLDGLGLAAFTVVGVIVAVEEKCNPLLLWGPIFSALTGAGGAILRDVLRADATHPTLRHDLYAELSFFWGLMLSLFITFYANSNSMNPTPIKIAVLFVTVGCFVSRLLVVRFGIKAPTFMQRL